In Meleagris gallopavo isolate NT-WF06-2002-E0010 breed Aviagen turkey brand Nicholas breeding stock chromosome 6, Turkey_5.1, whole genome shotgun sequence, the genomic stretch CATTCTTTTCCCTCTTAGGCACTACACAAGGAGAGAGAATGAGTTTTGGCTGGTCTTCATGCAGTGATAGCTGTGAGTTCATGGCTTTGATCACAAGGGTGGTAAACCAGCAGCAAGCTCAATTGTTCTAATGCTTTCCCTAATCCTGACAACCAAAGTAGCTCTGGCTAATATCTATCAACATTAAACATATATGATTAACACACAATAAAGCTTAAATTTCACTCTACTTAGGTGAATTTCCTACCAAGAAGGACAGCTGTTCCTCTCTGTAACATTGTCTAGTTTATCTAGCTGATAGCTTTGTCTTTTTGCAACGCTGCTCCTTGAGGTTCAGGAAGGCATCTTGTTCTGGGTGATATCAATAGTCTATCCTTGTCTTCAGCTGTGAACAAAGCTGCGTCTTTTTTTTTTTNNNNNNNNNNNNNNNNNNNNNNNNNNNNNNNNNNNNNNNNNNNNNNNNNNNNNNNNNNNNNNNNNNNNNNNNNNNNNNNNNNNNNNNNNNNNNNNNNNNNGTATTTTTTTAAGGGCATATAAGTCAATAAGGGCAATGTTTTATTGACAGATAATTCAGAagagttttcatttcagtacCCATGTTAGCCTTGTTTTCATTCCATCTCATGTttcctgtttcatttcagattcAAGTGCTTCCAGAAGGAGGTGAAACGCCaattttcaaacaatttttcAAAGACTGGAAGGATAAAGATCAAAGTGATGGCTTTGGCAAAGTATATGTCACAGAGAGAGTGGCTAAAATTGAGCAGATTGAATTTGATGCTACCAAGTTGCACGAGTCTCCACAAATGGCTGCACAGCATAACATGATAGATGATGGCTCAGGGAAAGTACAGGTACTTTTTGTGTGGTAATTAACACCTATCCAATTTCCACCTACCCAGTTTCTTCTGTTACTTGTAATAGGTTAAACTGCTACTGTATGTTTTGCCATGTAAGCTGTTATATTGAGTACAATTACATTAATGGTTATTCCTACCAATAGACAAGGAACTTTGAAGTGGAAAGTGAATCTCTTTGTCAGCAGTGTGCTGGCATGTAATATTATTTTTAGGGTCATAAAAGATGTTGTAGCAGTCATCAGAAGAAatcaaagagcagaaatgtCTCCCCTTTTATAAAATACTTAtaaaagaaatactttaaatatgATCCTTATCCTGAAGGAATGCTTCTATCTCACATCATCTTGAAATCTGAAATGGGAAAACTTGCCTTTAGAGTCAGAAATTTAATCCATTTATCTACATATGTCTTGTTGTATCTGTCCTGTCTACTTCTTTGTCCCTAATGAGTGTTTCAGAGAGCCtgaattttgaaagaatatGATGGCTTTAGAGTCTTTTCAAATCTATCCATATGCCATTGAAATCTCTTTGGATTAGTTTTTTGTATAATCCAGGGAATATATTTGGACTACACAGGGCTAGCTTGGTACTGCACCAACGCACCTTGTTGAATACAAGTCTGACTGTTGAGACCCTGAAAATAAGAGGAGGAATAAATGCCCACAGTCTTATTGgcttattttctgcatttctgaccTCATACTTGGGATGGTCCATGGATTTCAACCACAGCAGCTTAGATCTGGAGcactttttatttataatttcaaCCGTATGTTTTTGAAGGGCAGCTGTTAACTGAGTTGTGCTGTAGTGAATCAAATACAAGAAATCTGCAAAACTGTATCTTGACTACCTCTCCCAAACACTACTATAGTTCTACTGAGAGCCATAATGTTGTGACATTCTTGTTACACTATCATCTTAAGACATTAAGAAAGTAAGTTCAAACATAGCACTATGAAATGACATTAAAGCATCAAGACAAAGAAGAGTGTACTGCATGGCTCGTTGATCATTATTCATTCATTCTGTGAATATAGGGTGCATACATACACTTCAGTGTAGAATCTTTCCTGGTCATATACTATAACatttgggaagagaaaaaagctgCTTAAGGTATGATAGAATAAATTGCCTCTTGAAGAGACTCAAGATGAAGTTTAGCATTTTGCAGTGATTTCTGTGTTTCCCCAGATCTGGCGAGTGGAAAGCAGCGGCAGAGTTCCTGTGGAACCTGAGACGTATGGACAGTTCTATGGTGGTGACTGTTACATCATCCTTTACACTTATCCTAAAGGGCAGATCATCTACACATGGTATGTACTGACAGCTTTGCACAGACCTCCAATATGTGGACATTATTTCATGCTGACTTTGTGTCCTGTTGAGAAGAGTAGAGAATCACATGTAAATGCAGGGTTATTTACTGTGTCTTGGAGATGCAGTATAATCTCTAGACCATTTTGAAATTCGGCTCaatcattgtttttgtttttttttttacaatgtcTTCCTCAGGCAAGGAGCCTGTGCTACAAAAGATGAACTGActgcttctgcatttctgaCTGTTCAGCTGGACAGGTCATTGAACGATCAGGCTGTGCAGGTTAGTATCTTTGGGATGACCTTGAACAGAGCATACAATATGGATGCAGAAACAAGAACTGAAAGAAGGAGATAGTGTTTGAAGACAGGGAATATCGACTGGTAATGGTGACCCCTTCTGTGAATGTATTTGTCATGTATCAAGATATTTAACTTCCATTCAGTGCATAAACTGCCTGAAATTACTTGTGTTTTACCACAGCTTAATGGTACAATGATTAGCCATGAAGCACTGTAAGTTTATCTCACAGTTCACTCTGCAAGAAATTGTGCATGTTGCCATACTGATCTTTTTTCATAGCACTTAGCTTAGTTGCAGAAGATAGATGTACCTCCTTAGTTGAAAAAACACGAGTTTGTATTCAAGTCTTTTTGTCATTGACCTGTTTGTACAGATAAAACCAAGCTGCCAGTTACTTGAACTCagttcaaatttttttttccagcttttcccttttattttcttcatacaaTTAATACTGTTTGATCctcatatttgttttcaaatacatttctgaCTTGTTGGCTTTAACCAACATTGGGTAGATGGAGCAGTGGAAAGCCCCTTATTTTCACAGAAGAGCTCAAGCAGGAAGATGACTAGGGATAGGCAGGGATTTTCTAGGCACTAGAAGgtaattatttatttcccaTCCTTTAATTAAACCAATTTAAGGACTTCCTCCACCCACGAATGTACACTAAACTTAAAAGGCAGATTATGCTTCTGTCTATTAATCAGTTATGATTTATTACTGAAAGTATACtaaggaaaatttaaaatacttccaGTTAATTATTCCTTGAAGTATTCCTAACATATGTTCTGTTTTTGGACACAGCTCGGCACCATACAGTTTTATGTCATACCTACAACCAGTACTGCAGTAATAATAACATTACATCTAATTAGCTGCAATAATATGATTAAGAAGCTGTTTTATTTGAGCTGTGTGTGTTtaggaggtttaggttagatattaggaggaagtttttcacacaaagggtggtgacacactggaacaggttgtccaaggagaTTGTggtttccccatccctggagacattcaaggccaggctggatgtggctctgggcagcctggtctggtggttggcaaccctgcacatagcagaggtgttgaaactagatgatcattatggtccttttcaacccaggccattctatgattctatgattctatgttaaCTACAGGTAGGCATGTAATTGCTTATAAATACACTCGTATAAATTTATGTGTGgatttgtatgtatatatatgcttaCCTAAAATATATCACCTGTACTTAACGTGTAAAAGCATTATTGGAAAGGTTTGAAGTGTATTATTTCTGCTCACTAGATGGCACTACAGTACAAATTAGTATTAAAACGCCATGGGAGCATTTGTTTTGCTGGAATGTTTCCCTCAgtgcatttcttctgtgttgtttttgttttttcatttcttgctgtttgtCATTTGTAAAATCCTGCAGCTTGACATCCACAAGCATACATGTTAGGTGTCCCAGACAGGTAATGTTCTCAGTCTgtccagcagtgcagcagctggaagcacTTCCTTGGCAGCCCAGCACGatctgctgtcctgcagcagcccTTTCTTGGCTCTCCGCTGCTTCCAGCCTGACCAGGCATAGCTCAGGGCCTTGAACCTTGTaccagagctctgcagcacgCTTATACTGAGCTCCACTGCCTCTGGCTGAGTACAGAAGCATCTTCAGCCTGGTACTGCCATGTCCCCGGGGTGTTTTGCATAGGAAGCAGAGCCAGTGTGACTGTCCAAAAGACAGACATGgctcctccctgtgctgctgcctttcgCTGCCTTCCTGACAGGCagctttccatttatttccttttcttccccctgCCCCCCTCATCTTTTCTCTCCTGCCATCTTTCCTTTTGCCTTCATTTCATGCAAGATGCAAGTCACTTTTCCTTGTATAAAGCAAGAGGAACTTGCATAGAAAGTCCATATATAATATAGTCTTTAGCTGTtgcagcttttgtttccttAGGTGGGAAAAGACAGAGGATACTCTCataaaggaagaacaaacagTTGTATACAAGTAACTTATATTGTACATTAATCTAAAAATAGCAGTTCTTTATACCTCAGTGTTCTTTGAGATGGCAACAATTTCTTTTGTATCTGTAATGGAAGTTCCCTTTGGTCATCCATGTTATTCATGCAAGATGGATTTATACTTATCTTTTTCATCGTGCTACAGAAAAATGCACACATAAAAAAACAATCAGGATGAACAACTGTCTTCTTGTGTTTAAATACACAGCCCCTAAAATTTCAAGTTATTGTTTTAGTGGAATTAAAAGACATATGAAACTCCATGAAATGACagttcttttggaaaaaaaaaagcaaatttcttaTTACAGTAGATAGTAGACATTTTAAACAGTGAGACATTATGTTAGAGGTTTGAATCCTATCTCTGTGTTAACATGATTGACAACAAATCTCACAAATATTCTAACTTTATTTGTATGGATCTATATTCTTAGATTTTCTCAGTTTACCAGTTCTTGCACTTGCTAACGCTCCTACTTTTATTAGCTAACATTGTCTATGCTATTCAACAAAGGCTAAAAATAATTACCCATGtcctcttgtttcttttattgcattttgttATGTATGTACAGATTCGAGTCAGTCAAGGCAAAGAGCCTCCCCATTTACTGAGCCTCTTCAAAAATAAACCACTTATTGTCTACAAGAATGGGACATCCAAGAAGGAAGGTCAGAAACCTGCTCCACCCACACGGCTCTTCCAAATCCGCAGGAACCTAATGTCTATTACCAGGATTGCTGAGGTAAGGTCACCTGTTAAATAATATGGTATAGCTGCCATGAGCTGCTCTTACTATCTCTGTTGAATAGTCACATCTGGTACGAACACAACTCTGAAAAACACTGCTCTGTGTGACCAACCTATCTCAAAGATCAAAGGGAATAAAGTATAACTGGCTACAACCAATCTGCTTGTTGCAGAGGAAACTGTGTATGAAAATGTGTAGTGAGCAGTCAACTGACAAATAACAGACAAGAAATCAGCAACCCGTAATGAGACAGTCCTTCCTACTACCAGAGAGTTCTAAGATTTGTCCTTCAAGACAGATCCTAGTTTCAAGTGAAGTTCATCTCTAATTTATGTCAGTGTAAATCCaggaaaaattcaaattaaCAAAGCATAGCTGACTAACATCCGTATGTATGTTTTATACAAGCATTCAAAATAGTGACCCATGTTATTTGAAAATGGGAAGAgtgaaattctttctttcttgatgtTCTAGGTTGATGTTGACGCAATGTCACTGAATTCCAATGATACCTTTGTTCTGAAACTTCCAAACAATACTGGTTACACCTGGATGggaaaaggagcaaacagagaAGAGGAACAAGGAGCTCAATACATTGCCAGTATTCTTAAGTGCCAGACTGCTAGGATTAATGAAGGCCAGGAACCAGGTTGGTTTCTAAGGGGTTGCTGTGGATATACAGCACTGTATGGAAATACAGCCTAAATGTTTTTCACAATTATGTATTTTGTAAGCAGAACCATGTGCTCACTCTCTCCCTTTGAAAATCTAATACAACATTTTACAAGGGAAATCTATCTGAAATTGGCTGATGCAGAAGTAGTGCAGTGCCCTGGAAGTCTGTAGggcagcagctggtgctgcagagcAATGTGATCCTTTCTTAGCCCTTGGTGACTGGGAGGGGAGCAAGACGTTGCAGACGTAAATCTGCAAGTGACACTTCTATTGTTATGCTGACAAACTGGAGGAAGAATTGTAAGAAAATGCACTCATCTTTGAGGCAGCAAATAAGATGCTGTTCAGGGATTCTTAAAATAATATCATGCAAAACCATTAAATGTTAAATCCACTGCTGTATAAGTTATGCATTATGTATTTCAGAGGAATTCTGGAAAGCACTTGgaggtaaaaaaaatatcagactTCATCACAGCTTTTGACAAAGGCTGAAGATCATCCTCCTCGCCTGTATGGTTGTTCTAATAAGACTGGCAGATTTATTGTAAGTGTATAATGGAtactttcctctttctttaatAGTATAATTTCTGGCATGTTTTATCTTGGGAACCAACAGGTATTAAATTAATTTGGGGAcctggcttttctttttgtagttaGTAGTGCTTAGCAAGAGCTAGAGAGTTGAGGCTTGATGCTTTGAATCAATTCAagtgcagagaagagaagagacagaagaatTAATACTGGAGATGTCTGCACAGCCTGCTCTAGCTGTGGACTCAGAGGCTTGCAAATGCAAAAAGATGAGGCACTTACCTAGTCAAAAGCATTGCGTTCTTGCAGAGCATTGCCAGTCTGCTATCATTTGTCTGAGAAAGTGCAGGTCAATGCCTTTCCCCTTATGTGTCTGACAGTGGGggtgaggaaaagaaacatccTAAACCCTTGCCAGAAATCCTTATTAGCCTGAAATTTTCTGTAGAGATTTAGGACATGTAATTACCTCTAAGGTACTGGCCTATGCTCAGGAAAGTAAGAGGACATACTTCCTTAGCAGAAATATCCAGAACTGTGTGCTGGATATTAAGCGTATGGTTTAGGCTTAATTACTTACCATATTCTGGAAAGGTGTTACTGTTTGGAAAAGATAAACTAATTTTTAGATAGGCAACATAGTTGGCTACCATCTCTGCAACTTCCTTAAGAGAAATCTCATTCATACTGAGAGAGATAATACAAATAGGATCCTTTATTAAGGACTTTAAAATCTTATAAGAATAGTAAAGCATATTCTTCCAgcaagcttttaaaatactcCTGTGAAATACAATGGAAGTAACCAGTCTCTCTATAATATCCTGCTGGCAGCTATTTATtagcttggttttctgttttaaaacccCTCCAAATCTATGAAATTCCATATCTCCCATTTCATTCCTTAGTACCTGACTCACCACTGTTAAAGCTCACCACAACGAGGAGGTCAGATCACTCAGAGCTTCTGGCCATCATATCATGGTAGAGGGAAAAAAGGATTGACTTTTGCACTATCTGATTCCAATCCCTCTAGTACTCCTGCACGACCAAGCATAGCCAAATGCTTGATAGACCTTTACAATTAACAGGCTATCTATTAGCTACATTATTAGCTTTCCTGCTCATACAGATGAAAATTAAACTACTTTCTTGTCTGCCTGTAAATCCCTGGAAGAAGCAAGCAGTCTGCATTTCCTCTGGGGGCTAATCCTTAATGACTTAGTTAACTATCATGTCTCATTTTCAAGTGACTGGAAAGCATGCTTGCATGTGTATCTCACCACTGAGCTCACCCAATGCAAATCAGAGTAGTATCTTTATTAATGAATGTAAGCTGCATGAATACATCAGCTGTAAAATTGGTTTAGTTAGTTTGGTACAAGTCACACTATGGAAGTCTCCCTGTCTTCTCCTTCTGGCAAGCTTCAGTCCTAATTCACAATGGTCACAATTCctattattctttaaaaaatatctgtggTCTGTCCAAAATC encodes the following:
- the LOC100543828 gene encoding LOW QUALITY PROTEIN: adseverin-like (The sequence of the model RefSeq protein was modified relative to this genomic sequence to represent the inferred CDS: inserted 1 base in 1 codon; deleted 1 base in 1 codon), yielding MLALFSFHLMFPVSFQIQVLPEGGETPIFKQFFKDWKDKDQSDGFGKVYVTERVAKIEQIEFDATKLHESPQMAAQHNMIDDGSGKVQIWRVESSGRVPVEPETYGQFYGGDCYIILYTYPKGQIIYTWQGACATKDELTASAFLTVQLDRSLNDQAVQIRVSQGKEPPHLLSLFKNKPLIVYKNGTSKKEGQKPAPPTRLFQIRRNLMSITRIAEVDVDAMSLNSNDTFVLKLPNNTGYTWMGKGANREEEQGAQYIASILKCQTARINEGQEPEEFWKALGGKXKYQTSSQLLTKAEDHPPRLYGCSNKTGRFIIEEVPGEFTQDDLAEDDVMLLDAWEQVFVWIGKDANETERQESVKSAKRYIETDPSGRDKGTPIVIVKQGHEPPTFTGWFLAWDSNKWNTDLLKRASASSQRIISAQLFSSIFKHKLMQQHDADVVILS